From a region of the Mycosarcoma maydis chromosome 7, whole genome shotgun sequence genome:
- a CDS encoding uncharacterized protein (related to ADH6 - NADPH-dependent alcohol dehydrogenase) produces MSSTDALFEGWVGHDKSCIGNMKWETYTPKQWRETDIEIKIECCGVCASDLHTARSGWGPTRYPCVVGHEIVGTVARVGKQVSGFNIGDRVGVGAQSDSCKSCEACKNGDEPWCEKGIVGTYNGDYSSTDGSGFSMGGYAKYSRVPAHFAVHIPDSLPSTVAAPLMCGGVTVYNPLKTNGCGNEGVKRVGVVGIGGLGHFALIFAKALGAEKIVAISHTHSKEDLARKLGATNFIASGDEDPWSAHKRSLDLLILTNNNADMPITDYLTLVRPHGKVVAVGVPEEPCMPTPLPALAFSGVFLGGSLIGGPAIIKEMLELAAKQNLKPMIEQRDMKDANQVVKDMDAGKPRFRYVMVNKDYEPVKA; encoded by the coding sequence ATGTCGAGTACAGATGCGCTCTTCGAAGGATGGGTAGGACACGACAAGTCGTGTATCGGCAACATGAAGTGGGAAACCTACACTCCCAAGCAATGGCGCGAAACGGacatcgagatcaagatTGAGTGTTGCGGCGTGTGCGCTTCGGACCTGCACACTGCGCGGTCAGGATGGGGACCGACGCGCTATCCTTGCGTTGTCGGCCATGAGATTGTCGGCACTGTCGCACGCGTGGGAAAGCAGGTTTCCGGCTTTAACATCGGCGACCGTGTCGGTGTGGGTGCTCAGTCGGACTCGTGCAAGAGTTGCGAGGCCTGCAAGAACGGCGACGAGCCTTGGTGCGAAAAGGGCATCGTAGGCACGTACAACGGCGATTACTCGAGCACCGACGGTTCAGGCTTCTCGATGGGTGGGTACGCAAAATACTCGCGTGTGCCGGCTCACTTTGCGGTCCACATCCCGGACTCCTTACCTTCCACAGTGGCTGCCCCACTCATGTGCGGCGGCGTCACGGTCTACAACCCACTCAAGACCAACGGATGCGGGAATGAAGGCGTCAAACGAGTCGGTGTCGTAGGTATCGGCGGTCTCGGCCACTTTGCCCTCATCTTCGCTAAAGCTCTCGGAGCCGAAAAGAtcgtcgccatctcgcacaCGCATTCCAAAGAAGATCTCGCGCGCAAGCTCGGCGCTACTAATTTCATCGCTTCAGGCGACGAGGACCCCTGGTCTGCCCATAAGCGCTCGTTGGACCTGCTCATCTTGACTAACAACAACGCTGATATGCCCATCACCGACTACCTCACCCTGGTCCGGCCTCATGGAAAAGTCGTCGCTGTGGGCGTGCCCGAGGAGCCATGCATGCCCACGCCTCTGCCCGCTTTGGCTTTTAGCGGCGTCTTCTTGGGCGGCTCGCTTATCGGTGGGCCCGCCATCATCAAGGAGATGCTTGAATTGGCCGCCAAGCAAAACTTGAAGCCCATGATTGAGCAACGTGACATGAAGGACGCCAACCAGGTGGTCAAAGATATGGATGCCGGCAAGCCTCGATTCCGATATGTGATGGTGAACAAAGACTACGAGCCTGTCAAAGCTTGA
- a CDS encoding uncharacterized protein (related to SEC9 - protein transport protein), with amino-acid sequence MGLFGKKNSSKIPAVDSAPAPQSNVAGRHGAAGGGGGGGFDRGNAGYGAGGYGQQHYGGTPGGTTGYQERFANARAPSAGFGSGYDQYAGGGGSKSGNLSRNVQNQRGGVGAEGDLEAEYGRGSGVGVGSTANTGYDGVEQREEQRDQEDDEVEAIKQQMRFTKQESISSTRNALRIAREAEETATNTMFKLSDQSEKIGNTERSLDLAKAHASRAEDNAKEIVALNRSIFRPNMQFNKKAKRDAEEARIIARHIDEREEREAVRRDVTDAQSRLDASMNGPGTGKASFGRFGQDRFGSGKKAEEAAQRNKVAQRGRYQFEATESDDELEDELDQNLDEIGMLSSRLNQLGKAMGQEVDSQNARLQRIGDKATTLDTKIFAGTQRLGNIK; translated from the coding sequence cgctgctggtggcggtggaggtggcgGCTTTGATCGCGGTAATGCTGGCTATGGAGCTGGCGGATACGGGCAGCAGCATTACGGCGGTACTCCTGGTGGAACCACTGGCTACCAAGAGCGTTTTGCCAATGCGCGAGCACCGAGCGCTGGTTTCGGTTCGGGCTACGATCAGTATGCGGGTGGAGGCGGCAGTAAGTCGGGGAATCTGTCGCGGAACGTGCAAAACCAAAGAGGCGGTGTTGGAGCTGAGGGAGATTTGGAAGCTGAGTACGGTCGAGGCTCTGGTGTAGGCGTTGGATCGACAGCCAATACGGGGTATGACGGGGTAGAGCAACGggaagagcagcgagatcaagaggatgacgaggtggaggcgatcaagcagcagatgcGCTTTACCAAGCAAgagtcgatctcgtcgacgcgCAATGCACTGCGCATCGCGcgcgaggcggaagagaCGGCAACCAACACCATGTTCAAGCTGTCGGATCAATCGGAAAAGATCGGCAACACCGAGCGctcgctcgatctcgccaaAGCACACGCGTCACGAGCCGAGGACAACGCCAAAGAGATCGTAGCACTCAACCGGTCCATCTTCCGTCCCAATATGCAGTTCaacaagaaggccaagcgCGATGCGGAAGAGGCACGCATCATCGCTCGTCACATTGACGAGAGGGAAGAGCGCGAAGCCGTCCGTCGTGACGTGACGGATGCCCAGTCGAGACTCGACGCCAGCATGAACGGACCAGGAACTGGCAAGGCTAGCTTTGGTCGTTTCGGTCAGGACCGCTTCGGCTCCGGCAAGAAGGCCGAAGAAGCCGCTCAGCGAAACAAGGTCGCGCAACGTGGAAGGTACCAGTTTGAAGCCACAGAGTCCGATGACGAATTAGAGGATGAACTCGACCAGAATCTGGACGAGATCGGTATGCTCAGTTCCAGGCTCAATCAGCTCGGAAAGGCTATGGGACAAGAAGTGGACAGCCAGAATGCGAGATTGCAGAGGATCGGCGATAAAGCTACCACTCTGGATACCAAGATCTTTGCCGGCACACAGCGATTGGGCAACATTAAATAG